A portion of the Paenibacillus marchantiae genome contains these proteins:
- the pdxR gene encoding MocR-like pyridoxine biosynthesis transcription factor PdxR, producing the protein MELWLPMDSYVVQHRYKYEALYHALRDAIHAGTLVGGTRLPSTRELARQYEMSRGSVAQVYDMLLADGYVRAHRGRGTFVSDTITAQDHAEQEAMIQLSPWGERVSTLNIQNEKEKPSAIDREQRVINFHVQRMPAEHFPQAEWKSALAAVHRSGSHERSGAAGDLELREAIASHLRWTRGIQAEASQIVLFSGSMQGITLIAQLLIPEGAAVVLENPGYKGIAHAVKSCGGKIIPAEVDTGGIIPQSWEAQTLFVTPTRQFPTGAVLGLDRRRAILEWASERNAVIIEDDYDSEFRWGGRPIEPLKVLDREQRVIYVGSFSQTMVASFRLGYAVLPPSLVQPLIAAKALYEPVPPALLEQRALAKFMARGGYLRHLRRLTRLYGERHAFFVSEMKRELPEPFIMQPGDAGLHIYATWKGDIDSYERFKALAQEEGVVFRDAVRYWLTPGPPAVCFGFAHLEKEEIEEGIRRMRLAWEKCTFSFR; encoded by the coding sequence ATGGAATTGTGGCTGCCTATGGATTCATACGTGGTTCAACACCGTTACAAATACGAGGCATTGTACCATGCTTTGCGTGACGCCATTCATGCAGGGACGCTGGTTGGAGGCACAAGACTGCCTTCCACTCGAGAGTTAGCACGTCAATATGAAATGTCACGCGGCTCCGTGGCACAGGTATATGACATGCTGCTGGCTGATGGTTACGTGCGAGCGCATAGGGGAAGAGGGACTTTTGTTTCGGACACCATAACAGCACAGGACCATGCAGAGCAGGAGGCAATGATTCAACTTTCTCCATGGGGAGAGCGGGTGAGTACGCTGAATATTCAGAATGAAAAGGAAAAACCGTCAGCCATTGACCGGGAGCAACGGGTCATCAACTTCCATGTACAGCGTATGCCTGCCGAGCATTTCCCACAAGCGGAATGGAAAAGTGCGCTGGCCGCCGTTCATCGGAGCGGATCGCATGAACGAAGTGGTGCTGCTGGAGACCTTGAACTACGTGAGGCCATCGCATCACATCTGAGGTGGACACGGGGCATTCAGGCTGAGGCATCACAGATCGTACTGTTTAGTGGTTCCATGCAGGGCATCACTTTGATAGCACAGCTGCTTATCCCTGAGGGGGCCGCTGTTGTATTGGAAAACCCGGGATATAAGGGAATTGCTCATGCCGTTAAGTCCTGCGGAGGAAAGATTATTCCAGCGGAAGTAGATACCGGGGGGATTATTCCGCAGTCCTGGGAAGCACAGACGTTATTTGTGACACCTACCCGCCAGTTTCCTACAGGGGCTGTCCTTGGTCTGGACAGACGGAGAGCAATACTTGAATGGGCCTCGGAGCGAAATGCCGTCATTATTGAAGATGATTATGATAGTGAATTTCGCTGGGGAGGTAGGCCGATTGAACCGCTCAAAGTACTCGATCGTGAACAACGGGTCATTTATGTCGGATCGTTCTCACAAACGATGGTTGCATCCTTCCGGCTTGGTTACGCGGTTCTGCCACCCAGTCTGGTGCAGCCACTGATCGCTGCAAAAGCACTGTACGAACCCGTACCTCCTGCCCTTCTGGAGCAGCGTGCACTTGCGAAGTTTATGGCCCGAGGAGGGTATTTGCGCCATCTAAGACGGTTAACCCGTCTCTATGGGGAACGGCATGCTTTTTTTGTCAGTGAGATGAAGCGGGAATTACCGGAACCTTTCATCATGCAGCCTGGGGATGCTGGATTGCATATTTATGCTACGTGGAAAGGGGATATTGACAGTTACGAGCGGTTCAAGGCACTGGCTCAGGAAGAAGGTGTCGTATTCCGTGATGCGGTTCGTTATTGGCTGACTCCAGGTCCGCCGGCTGTGTGTTTTGGCTTTGCACATCTGGAGAAAGAGGAGATTGAAGAGGGGATAAGGCGAATGCGGTTAGCATGGGAGAAGTGCACATTTTCGTTTCGGTGA
- a CDS encoding ABC transporter permease has translation MDLKQLWKQRRTGFWNGILPYLGYVIQSGVAMVFLFLVIAFSAWYTSFVQHIPAGFPIRWITLLLLAPLVLFSSYRTYLHPADIVFLRPQEYRMHEYLKNSFARGIIYKTLGMLLVFVTLWPLYVRADQDARPFGWFILLLLLWKGLSSFGAWQELRMVQIGAARGYRLLRWALAILAIAAWLWQPPQRSIWFLLLLAVVYIVALRIPLKHRVSWERLIQVEQGQAGRVMRTLGWFVDVPSSGQKVSSRRWLSKWGSGLPWNAGKAYRYLITKTFIRTEVFSIVVRLVVLGMLLSWWTAGSYFGIGVYLFFLLLVGVQLGALRRSHGESFWIMIYPISGESRRSQVLGFISNLHALTALLMWLPMLVAGWNGLSMIGAALVLGVLVIYLMRRSQGNKWLKEEEDE, from the coding sequence ATGGATCTCAAGCAGTTATGGAAGCAAAGACGTACGGGATTCTGGAATGGAATTCTTCCTTATCTGGGTTATGTCATTCAGAGCGGCGTAGCCATGGTGTTCTTATTTCTCGTCATTGCGTTCTCCGCCTGGTATACATCGTTTGTACAGCACATTCCGGCGGGATTTCCGATTCGATGGATTACGCTGCTGTTGTTGGCGCCACTGGTGCTGTTTAGCAGCTATCGTACATATCTACATCCGGCAGACATCGTATTTTTACGTCCGCAGGAATATCGGATGCACGAATATCTGAAAAACAGCTTTGCTCGTGGCATTATCTATAAAACCTTGGGTATGCTGCTCGTATTTGTAACGTTGTGGCCGCTCTATGTTCGAGCAGATCAGGATGCAAGGCCATTTGGCTGGTTTATCCTGCTTCTTCTGTTGTGGAAAGGGTTATCGAGCTTCGGGGCTTGGCAAGAACTACGCATGGTGCAAATCGGTGCCGCTAGAGGATATCGTTTGCTGCGGTGGGCTTTGGCTATACTGGCGATTGCCGCCTGGTTGTGGCAGCCTCCACAGCGCAGTATCTGGTTCCTGCTGCTGCTGGCCGTCGTTTATATCGTTGCTCTGCGTATCCCTCTGAAACATCGGGTTTCATGGGAGCGTCTCATTCAGGTGGAGCAGGGCCAGGCTGGCCGAGTGATGCGTACGCTGGGATGGTTCGTAGATGTGCCTTCATCAGGCCAAAAAGTAAGTTCTCGCCGCTGGCTCAGCAAATGGGGGAGTGGCCTCCCGTGGAACGCAGGGAAAGCCTATCGCTATCTGATCACCAAAACGTTCATCCGAACTGAAGTGTTCTCTATCGTTGTGCGCTTGGTTGTACTGGGCATGCTGCTGTCCTGGTGGACGGCAGGCAGTTATTTCGGGATTGGTGTATACCTGTTCTTCCTGCTGCTTGTGGGTGTGCAACTGGGTGCACTGCGTCGCAGTCATGGTGAATCGTTCTGGATTATGATTTATCCCATCTCGGGAGAAAGTCGTCGTTCCCAGGTGCTGGGGTTCATCTCGAATCTGCATGCACTGACTGCCTTGCTCATGTGGCTGCCGATGCTGGTTGCGGGATGGAATGGACTGAGCATGATCGGAGCAGCACTGGTTCTTGGTGTGCTGGTCATCTACTTGATGCGACGTTCTCAGGGCAACAAGTGGTTGAAGGAAGAAGAGGATGAATGA
- a CDS encoding helix-turn-helix domain-containing protein: MLQASPSSFVILPAVAKIVCEPGWKWQKREKPMQNYDLFYVWSGEGTVVLNDRSYEVGKGSCFLFRPGDHPTATHNKQKPLVLTYIHFDVDIPVNDVPQSYREVLETVEFEHLLARYVRLFLSDVYGRDEESRLILKQLMIHLLRADTEAPVEKKVSNQLSDVIQEVANYVRQHPGITHRVEDLAARAGLSPRYFSIKFKELIGSSVQSYIIRMRIERAEHLLVHTGMNVTEVADALGYRDIFFFSRQFKQYTGKSPSEIR, translated from the coding sequence ATGCTGCAGGCATCGCCGTCATCTTTTGTTATTTTGCCCGCCGTCGCCAAAATTGTCTGCGAACCGGGATGGAAGTGGCAAAAGCGGGAAAAACCGATGCAAAACTATGACTTATTTTATGTATGGAGTGGTGAAGGGACCGTTGTGCTGAATGACCGATCGTATGAAGTTGGCAAGGGTAGTTGTTTTCTGTTCAGGCCAGGCGATCATCCTACTGCAACACATAATAAGCAAAAACCGTTGGTACTAACGTATATTCATTTTGATGTAGATATACCCGTTAATGATGTTCCCCAGTCCTATCGTGAGGTACTGGAAACGGTGGAATTCGAGCACTTGCTGGCTCGTTATGTAAGATTGTTCCTATCCGATGTATATGGGCGGGATGAGGAGAGCCGACTGATTCTGAAACAGCTGATGATTCATTTGCTGCGTGCAGATACAGAAGCTCCTGTGGAGAAAAAGGTGAGCAACCAGTTGTCCGATGTCATCCAGGAGGTAGCTAACTATGTACGCCAGCATCCGGGGATAACACATCGCGTGGAAGACCTCGCTGCAAGGGCTGGATTATCGCCGCGATACTTCTCGATCAAGTTCAAGGAATTGATTGGTTCGTCCGTGCAATCCTATATCATTCGCATGCGCATTGAGCGGGCTGAGCATCTGTTGGTGCATACCGGCATGAATGTGACCGAAGTGGCAGATGCCCTGGGGTACCGCGATATCTTTTTCTTCAGTCGTCAGTTCAAGCAGTATACCGGCAAAAGTCCGTCCGAGATTCGTTAG
- a CDS encoding ABC transporter ATP-binding protein gives MENVQPPVLKINGLSGGYSAKRPVLHGIDLEVGRGEMVGLIGLNGAGKSTTMKHILGLMTPQQGEVRVMGKKRDEDPQVYQSAMAFVPESPELYDEMTVMEHLEFTARAYGVSEADFKKRTEKLLDLFRMNEKSTSLSTHLSKGMRQKVMIMCAFVAGPPLYIIDEPFLGLDPLGIRSLLDFMLEMKASGSSILLSSHILSTIENYCDRFIVLHRGQVIAQGTLNELRTQFGESDATLEHMFYSLVQGRD, from the coding sequence ATGGAAAACGTTCAACCACCCGTATTGAAAATCAACGGGCTAAGCGGAGGATATAGTGCCAAACGGCCCGTCCTCCACGGCATCGATCTTGAAGTTGGACGCGGAGAAATGGTCGGACTGATCGGATTAAACGGTGCTGGCAAAAGTACTACGATGAAGCATATTTTAGGATTGATGACCCCTCAACAGGGAGAAGTGCGGGTCATGGGCAAGAAGCGGGACGAAGATCCACAGGTATATCAATCCGCCATGGCCTTTGTACCGGAATCTCCTGAGCTGTACGACGAGATGACAGTCATGGAGCATCTGGAGTTTACGGCCAGAGCATATGGCGTTTCTGAGGCTGATTTCAAAAAGCGTACGGAGAAACTGCTCGACTTGTTCCGCATGAATGAGAAAAGTACCAGTCTGTCGACCCACCTGTCCAAAGGTATGCGGCAAAAGGTCATGATCATGTGTGCTTTTGTGGCGGGTCCGCCACTCTATATCATTGATGAGCCTTTCCTGGGACTTGACCCCCTCGGAATCCGCTCTTTGCTTGATTTTATGCTTGAAATGAAGGCTTCGGGATCATCCATTTTGTTGAGTTCACACATTCTGTCCACCATTGAAAATTACTGTGACCGTTTTATTGTCCTGCATCGAGGACAGGTCATTGCTCAAGGGACGCTGAATGAGCTGCGTACTCAATTCGGGGAATCGGATGCCACGTTGGAGCATATGTTCTATTCCCTTGTACAAGGCAGGGATTAA
- a CDS encoding aminotransferase class I/II-fold pyridoxal phosphate-dependent enzyme — protein MNPLAEQLNESIQAGSSHVYSMLSQLGKEIYFPKEGILSQSAEAASLAKTYNATIGIALEGGVPMHLAVIQDKLSAYQPKDLYPYAPPAGKPELRTVWRDKMLKETPSLEGKTFGNPIVTNALTHGLSIVADLFAEEGDAVIYPDKNWENYELTFGIRRHGELVHYPLFDDQLNFNSAGLLEALLAQKDKGKAIVLLNFPNNPTGYTPGAEEADAIVDTIHQAAEAGVNVVAVTDDAYFGLFFEDSIHESLFGKLANLHPRVLTVKVDGATKEEFVWGFRVGFITYAHEDAAVLHALEQKTLGIIRATISSGPHPSQTFVLDALKAPEFEAQKLEKFEIMKGRANKVKSILDSGKYGEVWDYYPFNSGYFMCLKLKDVGAEQLRTHLLQKYGVGTIALGEADLRIAFSCIEESGLEDLFDTIYRGVLDLQTT, from the coding sequence ATGAATCCACTGGCTGAACAGTTGAACGAAAGTATTCAGGCAGGCAGCAGTCACGTCTACTCCATGCTGTCGCAGCTCGGCAAAGAAATCTATTTTCCAAAAGAAGGTATCTTGAGTCAGTCTGCTGAAGCAGCAAGTCTGGCCAAAACCTACAATGCTACGATTGGTATTGCTCTGGAGGGCGGTGTGCCGATGCACCTAGCTGTTATTCAGGATAAGCTGTCCGCATACCAACCGAAAGATTTGTACCCTTATGCTCCGCCTGCAGGGAAGCCTGAGTTGCGGACCGTATGGAGAGACAAGATGCTGAAGGAAACACCTTCCCTTGAAGGTAAAACATTTGGTAACCCCATTGTGACTAACGCATTAACTCATGGACTGAGTATCGTAGCCGACCTGTTCGCCGAAGAAGGGGACGCTGTTATATATCCGGATAAAAACTGGGAAAATTATGAGCTGACCTTCGGAATTCGTCGTCATGGCGAGTTAGTTCATTATCCCCTGTTCGATGATCAATTGAACTTCAACAGTGCTGGCCTGCTCGAAGCGTTGCTTGCGCAGAAGGACAAAGGCAAAGCCATCGTGCTGCTGAACTTCCCGAACAACCCGACAGGTTATACGCCTGGAGCCGAAGAAGCAGATGCAATCGTGGATACGATCCATCAAGCGGCTGAGGCTGGTGTGAACGTCGTTGCTGTGACAGATGATGCCTACTTTGGTCTCTTCTTCGAAGATTCCATTCACGAATCCCTGTTTGGCAAACTGGCGAACCTCCACCCACGTGTGTTAACTGTTAAAGTTGACGGTGCCACGAAGGAAGAATTCGTATGGGGCTTCCGCGTTGGATTCATCACGTACGCCCATGAAGATGCTGCAGTTCTCCATGCTCTGGAGCAAAAAACACTCGGTATTATCCGGGCAACCATCTCCAGTGGTCCGCATCCTTCCCAAACTTTTGTATTGGATGCGCTGAAAGCACCTGAGTTCGAAGCACAGAAGCTGGAGAAGTTTGAAATCATGAAAGGCCGCGCCAACAAAGTAAAATCCATCCTCGATAGCGGTAAATACGGTGAGGTATGGGATTACTATCCGTTCAACTCCGGTTACTTCATGTGCCTGAAGCTGAAGGATGTCGGCGCAGAGCAGCTCCGGACCCATTTGCTACAGAAATACGGCGTCGGTACGATTGCGCTGGGTGAGGCGGATCTGCGAATCGCCTTCTCCTGTATTGAAGAATCCGGACTGGAAGATCTGTTCGACACGATCTATCGTGGAGTTTTGGATCTACAGACAACTTAA
- the asd gene encoding archaetidylserine decarboxylase (Phosphatidylserine decarboxylase is synthesized as a single chain precursor. Generation of the pyruvoyl active site from a Ser is coupled to cleavage of a Gly-Ser bond between the larger (beta) and smaller (alpha chains). It is an integral membrane protein.) gives MAKTLLRLMTELSSRKWISRTVGAFSKSRGSKAFIPYFVRTYDIPVQEAEKDWKEYRSLNDFFTRKLKPGMRPLELSEHALISPVDAKITAAGPVSAGTLLNVKGQNYTLAELLNHSPHLEKYKHGYAFVLYLSPRDYHRIHAPVSGRRIESEHIKGKVYPVNDFGLTHMKSVLSRNERLITYIAHDYGEVAVVKVGAMNVSSIQYAGADVSSWAQGDDLAYFEFGSTVVLLTQSGTFEPDPGLQPGDSVKMGELLGRLKPIH, from the coding sequence ATGGCAAAAACGCTGTTGCGGTTAATGACCGAGCTTTCTTCTCGCAAATGGATCTCCCGGACTGTGGGAGCCTTCTCCAAGAGCCGGGGAAGCAAGGCATTTATCCCTTATTTTGTCCGGACCTACGACATCCCTGTTCAGGAAGCTGAGAAAGACTGGAAGGAATATCGTTCATTGAATGATTTCTTTACCCGTAAACTTAAACCGGGCATGCGCCCGCTTGAACTTTCAGAACATGCACTGATCAGTCCGGTCGATGCCAAAATCACGGCAGCCGGTCCTGTATCTGCTGGAACGCTCCTGAATGTTAAGGGACAAAATTATACACTTGCTGAATTATTAAACCACTCACCACATCTGGAGAAGTACAAGCACGGTTATGCCTTTGTCCTGTATCTCAGCCCACGCGACTATCACCGCATTCATGCTCCTGTTAGCGGTCGCCGCATTGAGAGTGAACATATTAAGGGCAAGGTTTATCCCGTAAATGATTTTGGTCTGACCCATATGAAATCGGTGCTGAGTCGGAACGAACGGCTCATTACGTATATTGCTCATGATTATGGAGAAGTTGCTGTCGTGAAAGTAGGCGCAATGAATGTGAGCAGCATACAGTACGCTGGTGCGGATGTAAGTTCATGGGCACAAGGCGATGATCTCGCATATTTTGAATTCGGTTCCACCGTCGTACTGTTAACACAGAGCGGTACATTCGAACCGGACCCAGGCTTGCAGCCTGGCGACTCCGTCAAAATGGGAGAATTGCTCGGTCGGTTAAAACCAATCCATTGA
- a CDS encoding pyridoxamine 5'-phosphate oxidase family protein, with protein MRRKEFNVDEEQEMITFLDQCSFGFLGTVSPDGQPRVTPLNFVYMDGCFYFHGSLAGEKMKQIKQDSSVSFTVAEEFSLIPSYFSDPELACPATSFFKSVMAFGQAEPVQDLDIKGKVLQRFMEKLQPQGGYVPIDAADPRYKGNLKAVAVVRIVPERISAKFKFGQNLSAERFDHISGELEQRNEGRDAETAEMMRKYCPFHQK; from the coding sequence ATGAGAAGAAAAGAATTCAATGTAGATGAAGAACAGGAAATGATAACATTTCTGGACCAATGCTCCTTTGGTTTTCTGGGAACGGTTAGTCCGGACGGGCAGCCACGGGTAACACCGCTAAACTTCGTATATATGGACGGTTGTTTTTATTTCCATGGCAGTCTTGCCGGAGAGAAAATGAAACAGATCAAGCAGGATTCCTCCGTCAGTTTTACCGTGGCAGAAGAGTTTTCCCTGATTCCATCTTATTTCAGTGATCCCGAATTAGCTTGTCCGGCAACTTCTTTTTTCAAAAGTGTAATGGCATTCGGACAGGCAGAGCCGGTTCAGGATCTGGACATCAAGGGCAAGGTTCTTCAACGCTTTATGGAGAAACTCCAGCCGCAGGGCGGATATGTCCCCATTGATGCAGCTGATCCCCGCTACAAGGGTAATCTCAAAGCCGTTGCTGTGGTTCGCATTGTTCCTGAACGGATCAGTGCCAAGTTCAAATTTGGACAGAACCTCTCGGCTGAACGCTTTGACCATATTAGCGGCGAACTGGAACAGCGTAACGAAGGACGAGATGCAGAAACTGCCGAAATGATGCGGAAATATTGTCCTTTCCATCAGAAATAA
- a CDS encoding YheC/YheD family endospore coat-associated protein, with amino-acid sequence MLQETIGILFDSRMYRGIPAGRTGQESLANVEQAAACYGLTPCFLRLEDVDSDNKTCMAYVKKEGIYVRQRMPLPSVIHNRALQLRRSEQHQVTKLLLQGIQVYNVRNRYRKDHIHEMLYQDPGLRQHLPRAVNATPDSLAYMMEHYDDLVIKPCSGSIGHGIMRIFQKDGQWKLTCETRTSRKGWATFRLNKGQLPSATLRRIFRHAYLIEERIPLVRFEGRPVDLRVSVQRGSDGLWAITGIFAKVAPAHTFVTNIAQGSKVMKLAEALDLQATDWHALELEARIRSVGLRIARTLASSLPHLADLGLDLGITEKGQIYFIECNGRDQRYGFRKAGMTETWKASYRQPMAYGRLLLEQNSRIPRQPQTYDRGLY; translated from the coding sequence ATGCTACAAGAAACGATCGGTATTCTGTTCGATTCACGCATGTACCGGGGGATACCGGCTGGAAGGACGGGTCAGGAATCACTCGCGAATGTTGAACAGGCAGCGGCCTGTTATGGATTAACCCCTTGTTTTTTGCGGCTGGAAGACGTGGATTCGGACAACAAAACCTGTATGGCTTATGTAAAAAAAGAGGGTATATACGTTCGTCAAAGGATGCCATTGCCCTCCGTTATTCATAACCGGGCTCTCCAGCTTCGCCGTTCGGAGCAGCATCAGGTGACCAAACTGCTGTTGCAGGGCATACAGGTTTACAATGTCCGCAATCGATACCGAAAAGACCACATTCACGAGATGCTTTATCAGGACCCCGGTCTCAGGCAACATCTCCCCCGTGCGGTCAACGCTACACCTGATTCTTTGGCATATATGATGGAACATTACGATGATCTGGTGATCAAGCCATGCAGCGGAAGCATTGGTCACGGCATTATGCGGATATTCCAAAAGGACGGTCAATGGAAACTGACATGTGAGACAAGGACTTCACGCAAGGGATGGGCCACCTTTCGACTGAATAAGGGACAACTGCCATCAGCCACCCTGCGCCGTATTTTCCGGCATGCCTATCTCATTGAAGAACGCATACCTCTGGTTCGTTTTGAGGGAAGACCTGTAGATCTGCGGGTATCCGTGCAACGAGGAAGTGACGGATTGTGGGCGATCACAGGCATATTCGCCAAGGTGGCTCCGGCGCATACGTTTGTCACGAATATCGCCCAAGGCAGCAAAGTCATGAAGCTGGCTGAAGCTCTTGACTTGCAGGCAACCGACTGGCATGCACTTGAACTGGAGGCCAGAATCCGGTCTGTCGGGCTCCGAATCGCACGGACGCTGGCTTCGAGCCTGCCTCATCTTGCGGACCTCGGACTTGATCTGGGGATCACAGAGAAGGGCCAGATTTATTTTATCGAATGCAACGGAAGGGATCAGCGCTACGGTTTCCGCAAGGCCGGAATGACGGAGACTTGGAAAGCCAGCTACCGGCAGCCGATGGCTTATGGACGTCTGCTGCTGGAGCAGAATTCGCGCATACCAAGGCAACCCCAGACGTATGATCGCGGCCTATATTGA
- a CDS encoding DEAD/DEAH box helicase encodes MTNQTFASIGVEQDLEAVLARHGINEPSPVQAQTIPVILEGRDVVSKSQTGTGKTLAYLLPLLQSIKSDVKGTQKLIIAPTQELAMQIVREAQRYGEERKIGVLGLIGGAAVKRQIEKLREHPELVVGTPGRLKELITLKKLKMHNVSTIVIDEADQVFQLGGVSDVDFVLRSALRDRQLIFLSATIDEHTAGLAKREMKEPVQIGIEPDRATAAGLEHFYFVEENRNKIDMLRRLVRQYNPDRAIVFVNATEDIGEVEAKMNHLGFSAAALYGDADKVTRSNVLSAFRNGKLQLLIASEVAARGLDIEGLPMVINYDPAFDSEHYVHRAGRTGRMGRSGIVLSIVDETQIFIMRKFARELGIELPERVLFGGKVLEADPRPDTRPEGHSFSRKPGQSRDRKPGQASRNGGARTAASNQRPAGGKPAGNTGRTERDQDRKNKGAPKWSKGKEPRSEE; translated from the coding sequence ATGACGAATCAAACATTTGCTTCAATTGGCGTAGAACAGGATCTTGAGGCTGTACTCGCCAGACATGGCATCAACGAACCTTCACCGGTACAGGCACAGACAATCCCGGTTATTTTGGAAGGTCGCGATGTGGTTTCAAAATCGCAGACGGGAACAGGCAAGACGCTCGCCTATTTGCTGCCACTGCTGCAATCCATCAAAAGTGATGTAAAAGGGACACAGAAGCTCATCATAGCTCCTACACAAGAGCTGGCGATGCAGATTGTCCGCGAGGCACAGCGCTATGGAGAAGAACGCAAAATTGGCGTTCTGGGGCTAATTGGCGGCGCCGCAGTAAAACGTCAGATCGAGAAGCTGCGTGAACACCCGGAACTGGTTGTAGGAACGCCAGGACGTCTGAAGGAACTGATCACGCTGAAAAAGCTGAAAATGCACAACGTCTCCACGATCGTTATTGACGAGGCAGACCAGGTATTCCAGCTCGGCGGGGTAAGTGACGTGGACTTCGTATTGCGCAGTGCCCTGCGCGACCGTCAGCTCATTTTCCTCTCAGCAACGATTGATGAACATACCGCAGGACTTGCGAAGCGGGAGATGAAAGAGCCGGTACAGATCGGAATTGAACCGGACCGGGCAACTGCGGCGGGACTGGAGCATTTTTATTTTGTAGAAGAAAACCGCAACAAAATTGATATGCTGCGCCGTCTGGTTAGACAGTATAACCCGGATCGTGCCATCGTCTTTGTGAATGCTACCGAGGATATTGGCGAGGTTGAAGCGAAAATGAATCATCTGGGCTTCTCGGCAGCTGCGCTGTATGGAGATGCTGACAAAGTGACCCGCAGCAACGTGTTATCCGCTTTCCGTAACGGGAAACTGCAACTGCTGATCGCGAGTGAGGTTGCAGCCAGAGGACTGGATATTGAAGGTTTGCCGATGGTCATTAACTATGATCCTGCATTTGATTCGGAACACTATGTTCACCGTGCAGGAAGAACAGGTCGTATGGGTCGCAGTGGTATCGTGTTGTCGATCGTGGACGAAACGCAAATTTTCATTATGCGCAAGTTTGCGCGGGAACTTGGAATCGAATTGCCGGAACGTGTATTGTTCGGGGGTAAAGTGCTGGAGGCTGATCCGCGTCCGGATACGCGGCCTGAAGGACATTCTTTCTCCAGAAAACCAGGGCAGTCCCGGGATCGTAAACCTGGTCAGGCCAGCCGCAATGGCGGCGCCAGAACTGCTGCTTCGAATCAACGTCCGGCGGGCGGCAAGCCAGCTGGCAATACAGGCAGAACAGAACGGGACCAGGATCGTAAGAACAAGGGCGCTCCTAAATGGAGTAAAGGTAAAGAGCCACGCTCTGAAGAATAA
- a CDS encoding SDR family NAD(P)-dependent oxidoreductase, with the protein MLKDQVVFITGASSGIGALCAQMLIEEGAIPILAARSRDKLEEIGASLKGQHELLTLDVTNTEQVQTAVDAMLQKYGRIDILLNNAGYGKFAAMTDMSVQEFDEMMDVNYMGIVRCTKAVLPQMLQRGRGQIVNVASMAGKIGTAKSASYTATKHAVLGFSNALRQELRKTGVTVTTINPGPIDTPFFQRADPSGNYVNNVRWMMLKPEEVAGHMIRAMKKRKEEVNLPRLASAGVWLYQLFPRLADRLSHGVMNQK; encoded by the coding sequence ATGTTGAAAGATCAGGTTGTTTTTATCACAGGTGCGTCGAGCGGAATTGGTGCGCTCTGTGCACAGATGCTGATAGAAGAAGGAGCCATCCCGATTCTGGCTGCCCGCTCGCGGGACAAGCTGGAAGAGATTGGTGCTTCGCTGAAAGGGCAACATGAACTACTCACGTTAGATGTAACGAATACTGAGCAAGTTCAGACAGCCGTGGATGCGATGTTGCAGAAATACGGACGAATCGATATTTTGCTGAATAACGCTGGTTACGGAAAATTTGCAGCGATGACGGATATGTCTGTGCAGGAATTCGATGAGATGATGGACGTTAATTACATGGGCATTGTTCGCTGCACCAAGGCAGTGCTGCCGCAGATGTTACAACGAGGCAGAGGGCAAATCGTGAATGTAGCTTCCATGGCTGGCAAGATCGGAACTGCAAAATCCGCTTCATATACGGCAACCAAACATGCCGTACTTGGCTTCAGCAATGCCCTGCGCCAGGAACTTCGCAAGACCGGAGTCACGGTAACGACCATTAATCCCGGACCCATCGATACACCGTTCTTCCAACGGGCAGACCCCTCCGGTAACTATGTTAATAATGTACGCTGGATGATGCTGAAGCCGGAAGAGGTTGCGGGGCATATGATCCGGGCGATGAAGAAGCGCAAGGAAGAAGTGAATCTGCCCAGACTGGCTTCGGCTGGAGTGTGGCTGTATCAGCTATTTCCGCGTCTCGCTGACAGGCTGTCGCACGGAGTAATGAATCAGAAGTAA